A genomic segment from Pseudomonadota bacterium encodes:
- a CDS encoding GNAT family N-acetyltransferase: MTNQVQIINPIDSPRWDERILATGRATFFHSAAWAATLAETYRYRPCYFALLTDDQEIRAMVPLMEVQSFITGRRGVSLPFSDCCEHISENAIDTACLLACILYYGKKQGWNSLELRPGGKIAADRPLSNTYLGHTLSLSPGEEALFSSFRESTRRNIKKALAAEVICTTGNSLQAVEQFYTLNCLTRKRHGIPPQPFSFFRNVHKHILSRNMGNIVLAFHKEKAIAGAVYFHFGRRAMYKYGASNSDCQQLRANYLVMWHAIRHYARQGFESMDMGRTDPDNHGLVQYKNGWSTRSEEIAYYKYSLNKRLPLPLPKKSGPSFSERIVPHLPIPVLRIIGSVAYRHVA, from the coding sequence ATGACAAACCAGGTGCAGATCATCAACCCCATCGACTCACCCCGTTGGGACGAGCGGATACTGGCCACCGGCAGGGCCACCTTCTTCCATTCGGCCGCATGGGCCGCAACGCTTGCGGAAACCTACCGGTACAGGCCATGCTACTTTGCCCTGCTGACGGATGATCAGGAGATCCGGGCCATGGTGCCGCTCATGGAAGTCCAGAGTTTCATCACCGGCAGGAGGGGGGTCTCCCTCCCCTTCTCAGACTGCTGCGAACATATTAGTGAAAACGCCATCGATACCGCCTGCCTCCTGGCCTGCATCCTCTACTATGGCAAGAAGCAGGGGTGGAACTCCCTCGAATTGCGACCCGGGGGGAAAATCGCCGCAGACCGCCCTCTCTCCAACACCTACCTGGGGCACACCCTCTCTCTTTCCCCCGGAGAGGAGGCGCTCTTCAGCTCCTTCCGGGAGAGCACCCGGCGGAATATCAAAAAAGCCCTGGCCGCCGAAGTCATCTGCACAACCGGCAACAGCCTGCAGGCCGTGGAACAGTTTTACACCCTGAACTGCCTGACCCGAAAACGGCACGGGATCCCGCCCCAGCCCTTTTCCTTCTTCAGGAACGTCCACAAACACATCCTCTCCCGCAACATGGGAAATATTGTCCTCGCCTTTCACAAGGAAAAGGCCATCGCCGGGGCCGTCTATTTTCATTTCGGCAGGCGGGCCATGTATAAATACGGCGCTTCAAACAGCGATTGCCAGCAGCTGCGCGCCAACTATCTGGTGATGTGGCACGCCATCCGGCATTATGCCCGGCAAGGGTTTGAATCAATGGACATGGGGCGAACAGACCCGGACAACCACGGCCTGGTCCAGTACAAGAACGGCTGGAGCACCCGGAGCGAAGAAATCGCCTATTACAAGTATTCGCTGAACAAGCGGCTTCCCCTTCCCCTGCCAAAAAAGAGCGGCCCCTCCTTCAGCGAACGGATCGTCCCGCACCTGCCGATCCCGGTCCTCCGAATAATCGGCTCGGTCGCCTACCGCCATGTTGCGTAA